CACCTCGTCCTCGGTCTGCGGCACCACCACGAGATCGGCCGTGCGGCCTTCGAGCTGCTCGTTCAGGATCGGGCTGTACCAGAAGAAATCCCGCGACTTGCGCCGCAGTTGCTCGGGCGCGCTCAGCACGCGGATGCCGCCCAGTTCTTCGGTGAATCGGGCCAGGGAGTCGGTGTGTGGATTCATCAGGATCTTTTCCGGAAAGGGCGGGCCCGCAAGGCCCGCGACAGCCAGGCGCCGCGGCCCGGGAACTGCACCGGCGGCAGGCCGATGCGGGCCGGGCCGGCGCGATGGGTAAATTTTAACCAATGATTCAGACCATTTGGTCAAATATTATGGTGAAACCGCCCGCGGCGCCCGCCGCGGCTGAACGGGATTCAGCCCGTGGCCTTGCGGGTCTTGCGCGCCGGCGCCGTGGTGGCCGTGGGCTTGCGCACGGTGGCCCGCGAACGCGGGGCGGCGGCCGGGGCAGCAGCCGGGGCTTTAGCCTCGGCGGGCGGCTGCCACTCGATACCGCAGCCGCGCAGCACCAGCCGCGTCACCTCGTGCGTGATGCGCGCGCGGTCCAGCGAGCCGTCCTCGCGCTGCATCATGTAGCGCACCTGGCTCTCGTAGTCGGCGTAGTGCTGCGTCACGGCCCAGATGTGGAACAGGAAGATCAGCGGGTCCACCGGCGCGATCAGGCCGCGGTCGACCCAGCTCTGGATCAGCTCGAGCGCCTTGACGCGCCCCTGCGCCCATTCGGCCCAGTACTCGCGGATGTAGGTGGCGCCGTCCATCACCTCCTTGGTGAACAGCCGCGACACCGCCGGGTTGTCGAAGGCGAACTCGAGCTTCTGGCGCACCAGCCGCGCGATGGCCTGCGCCGGCTCCATGGTGGCGTCGGTCTGGTCGATGAGCTGGCCCCATTGCCGCGTGGTGGCGCGCAGCACCTCTTCGTACAGGGCTTCCTTGCTCTCGATGTAGTAGTGCAGCGACGGCTTGGACAGGCCGGCGCGCTGCGCGATGCCCTGCGTGGAGGCGCCCCGCAGGCCGTACTGCGCGAACTCCTCGATGGCCGCCCGGCGGACCTGCTCCAGCAGCTTCAGGCGGCGCAAGGCCGCCTGGGACACGACTTTGTTGGGATGGGACATAGACACCGGTTCGACAGGACTGCCCATTATGTCGGCACGCGCACGGGGCTTCAGGCCTCGCGCTTGACTTCGCTCTCGTGCCAGTGGCCGAGCGCCTTGCGCGCCGCGTAGGCGGTCACCAGGAAGATCACCACGCCGCACAGCGACACCAGCACCAGCGCGGCGAACATGCGTGGCACCTCGTTGCGAAAGCTCGCCTCCAGGATGCGCGAGGCCAGGCCTGTGTCGCGCCCCGAGCTGCCGGCCACGAACTCGGCCACCACGGCGCCGATCAGCGACAGGCCGCCGGCGATCTTGAGCCCGGCGAAGAAGTACGGCGTGGCCGACGGCACCAGCAGGCGGCGAAAGCGCTGCCAGGGCGTGGCGCGGTACAGCGTGAACAGGTCGCGCAGGTTGTGGTCGGCGCTGCGCAGGCCGATCACGGTGTTGGACAGGATCGGGAAGAACGCCACCAGCCAGGCGCAGATCAGCAGCGCGGCGAAGGTGCTGTCCACGTAGATCAGGATCAGCGGCGCGATCGCGATGATCGGCGTCACCTGCAGGATCACCGCGAACGGGAACAGGCTGTACTCCACCGTGCGCGACAGCGCGAACGCCGTGCCCAGCAGCACGCCGCCGGCCACCGCCAGCGCCAGCGACATCAGCGTGAGCTTGACCGTGAACCACAGCGAGCCGAGCAGCGAGCCGAAGGTCTGTGCCAGCGTGACGGCCACCAGGCTCGGGGCCGGCAGGATGTAGCTCGGAATCTGGTTGAGCCGCACCCACAGCTCCCACACCAGCAGCAGCGCGGCCAGCACCACCAGCGGCGACACCACGCGCCGGACCTGCTCCGCGCGCTCCCGGCGGGCCAGCCAGTCCTGCCCGCCTGCGTTGTTCTCAATGTGCATGTTCCACTCCATTCAGGGTCTGTTGCAGCGCGGTGCTGACCGAGCGGCAGCAGTCGCTGTAGGCGGCCGACATGCGGAACTCCTCGTTGCGCGGGTAGGGCGCATCGACCGCCAGATCCGCCACCACGCGGCCCGGCCGCGCGGCCATGACCACGATGCGGCTGGACAGGTAGACCGACTCGTAGACGCTGTGCGTCACGAAGATGGTGGTCAGCCGGTGCGCCGACCACAGGGCCAGCACGTCGTTGTTGAGCTTGATGCGCGTCATCTCGTCGAGCGCGGCGAACGGCTCGTCCATCAGCAGCAGCTTCGGGCGCGTGACCATGGCGCGCGCGATCGACACGCGCATCTTCATGCCGCCCGACAGCTCGCGCGGGTAGACCTTGCCGAACGCACCGAGCCCCACCATCTCCAGCGCCTCGCCGACCCGGCGCGCCATCTCGGCACGCTCGAGCCCGGCCAGCGACAGCGGCAGCGCCACGTTGTCGGCCACGGTGGCCCAGGGCATCAGCGTCGGCTCCTGGAAAACGAAGCTCACGTCGGCCGGCTGCACCGCGCTGTCGGCGCCGATGCGGATGCGGCCCGCGGACGGGCTCATCAGGCCCGCGATCATGCGCAGGGCCGTGCTCTTGCCGCAGCCCGAGGGGCCGAGGAAACTCACGAACTCGTGGTCTCCGATCTCGAGGTCCATGCCGTCCAGCGCCAGCGTGCCATTGGCATAGCGCTTGCCGACGCCCTGCATGGAAACCAGGGGGTTGTCATGTTGCATCCGTTGTCTCTCCTGTGGTGAAAATCGCGCGGTGGCGCAGGTTCTTCATGTCGTAGCGGACCATGTCGCGCAGCAGCTCCAGCAGGCCCGCCGCGGCGCAGTCGATCAGCCGCTGGCCCAGCTCGGCGCTGGCGGCCGCGGCGTCGCCGCAGGCCCCCTGCTCGTTCAGGTCCTCGATCTGCCAGGCCAGCCGGCCGCGCGCCTGCAGCGACAGGCGCGTGAAGTCCTGCTCCAGCGCCGCCGAGCGCGAGTCGAACCGGCGCGCCTTGTCCATCTGCACCAGGCCCGGCCTGAAGGCCAGCATGACCGAGGTCTCCTCCTGCCCGGCATGGATGCCGTGGCGCATCTCGGCCTCGCTCAGGCTGCCCTCGGGCACGCCCAGGCTGTAGGTGCTCGCCGTCACCGCCAGCACGCCGTGGCGCACCCGCACGTCGCGCGCCAGCGCGTCGGCCAGCCCGCCCTGGCCGCCATGGCTGTTGAGGAACAGCAGCCGCCGGAAGCCCGCGCGCACCACGCAGTCGGCCACCTCCATCCACAGCCGCAGCAGCGTCTCGGCGCTGAGCGTGAGCGTGCCGGGAAAGCTGATGTGCTCATTGCTCTTGCCGATGCCCAGCGTGGGCAGGCGGACCACCGGCAGCTCGTCCGGCCGCAGCGCCTGCAGCCGGGCCAGCACGGCCTCGACGATGTCCACGTCCACCGACAGCGGCAGGTGCGGCCCGTGCTGCTCGGTCGCGCCCAGCGGGATGATCACCACCGTGCCGGCGGTGTCGCGGCCCGCGAGTTCACCGCTGGTGTGGTCGGTCCAGAAAAACTTGTTGCTCATGCGGATGGGGTGAGCCGGCGCGGCGCGCGGGCGGGCGGGCCGGCCATGGCTGCGCCCGCCCCGCCCGGCCGGGGCGGCTCGACTACGTGAAACAGGGAGGGTGGAAAACCGGGCGGACGCCGCGCTCGCGACACCCGCCCACGGGGCGGCGGCTGGCGGCGGGCCTTACTTCTTCTGGGCAGCGGCCTTGATGTCCATGCCGATCTTCTTGTTGACGAACCGGTCGGTCGCCACCAGGTTGGGATCGACCTCGCCCGGCTTGTAGACGCCGGCCTTGGTCATGCGGGCCGCGAAGTCCTGGATGCGGGCCTGGTTGATGGCGCCGATGCC
This Variovorax terrae DNA region includes the following protein-coding sequences:
- a CDS encoding creatininase family protein, yielding MSNKFFWTDHTSGELAGRDTAGTVVIIPLGATEQHGPHLPLSVDVDIVEAVLARLQALRPDELPVVRLPTLGIGKSNEHISFPGTLTLSAETLLRLWMEVADCVVRAGFRRLLFLNSHGGQGGLADALARDVRVRHGVLAVTASTYSLGVPEGSLSEAEMRHGIHAGQEETSVMLAFRPGLVQMDKARRFDSRSAALEQDFTRLSLQARGRLAWQIEDLNEQGACGDAAAASAELGQRLIDCAAAGLLELLRDMVRYDMKNLRHRAIFTTGETTDAT
- a CDS encoding ABC transporter permease translates to MHIENNAGGQDWLARRERAEQVRRVVSPLVVLAALLLVWELWVRLNQIPSYILPAPSLVAVTLAQTFGSLLGSLWFTVKLTLMSLALAVAGGVLLGTAFALSRTVEYSLFPFAVILQVTPIIAIAPLILIYVDSTFAALLICAWLVAFFPILSNTVIGLRSADHNLRDLFTLYRATPWQRFRRLLVPSATPYFFAGLKIAGGLSLIGAVVAEFVAGSSGRDTGLASRILEASFRNEVPRMFAALVLVSLCGVVIFLVTAYAARKALGHWHESEVKREA
- a CDS encoding TetR family transcriptional regulator C-terminal domain-containing protein, giving the protein MSHPNKVVSQAALRRLKLLEQVRRAAIEEFAQYGLRGASTQGIAQRAGLSKPSLHYYIESKEALYEEVLRATTRQWGQLIDQTDATMEPAQAIARLVRQKLEFAFDNPAVSRLFTKEVMDGATYIREYWAEWAQGRVKALELIQSWVDRGLIAPVDPLIFLFHIWAVTQHYADYESQVRYMMQREDGSLDRARITHEVTRLVLRGCGIEWQPPAEAKAPAAAPAAAPRSRATVRKPTATTAPARKTRKATG
- a CDS encoding ABC transporter ATP-binding protein, whose amino-acid sequence is MQHDNPLVSMQGVGKRYANGTLALDGMDLEIGDHEFVSFLGPSGCGKSTALRMIAGLMSPSAGRIRIGADSAVQPADVSFVFQEPTLMPWATVADNVALPLSLAGLERAEMARRVGEALEMVGLGAFGKVYPRELSGGMKMRVSIARAMVTRPKLLLMDEPFAALDEMTRIKLNNDVLALWSAHRLTTIFVTHSVYESVYLSSRIVVMAARPGRVVADLAVDAPYPRNEEFRMSAAYSDCCRSVSTALQQTLNGVEHAH